In Fusarium oxysporum f. sp. lycopersici 4287 chromosome 4, whole genome shotgun sequence, a genomic segment contains:
- a CDS encoding hypothetical protein (At least one base has a quality score < 10), with product MAPSINEKENEKVAGGSDATSTPEDAVVNAEGGDAPSAGEEGEIEGSWGDYKRILTYAGPTEYLMQGIALAAAIGSGAGIALQNLIFGQFITTITDFTSGDSQPSKFRKEVADLALYFVYLGIGRFVLSYIWNVFLTYSSYRIVRNIRKEYLRAALRQEVAYYDFGSGGSIATQATSNGRLIQTGIAEKLGLFFQGIAAFLTAFIVAFVVQWKLTLICLCIAPATIIVMTVVATMEAVHEVKILEIHGQANSLAEGILASVRTVHAFEMRARLVDKFDKHLEEAHTVGKKISILFGLMFSADYTIIYLGFGLAFWQGVRMLSTGEIKSSGVIFTVLLSVVIAAVQLTQLTPYTIDFSRAMSGAAQLFTLIDRASAIDPLSKDGETPSETVGHVELENVSFAYPTRPGVTVLEDFSLNVPAGKVTALVGQSGSGKSTIVGLIERWYNPKSGTIKLDGRPIDKLNLNWLRRNVRLVQQEPVLFEGSVFDNIKHGLVGTEWENSPAEQQMERIQEAAKMAFAHNFIMELPEGYNTQIGQRGGLLSGGQKQRVAIARSVVSQPKVLLLDEATSALDPHAESVVQQALDKASEGRTTIVIAHKLATIRKADNIVVMSKGSIIEQGSHESLIAQDGAYAKLVKIQNLAVENDPNNVSTDEEEEVAPEGDKEELGLSKTVTQYETHVQERLEAGKELGNYDNHKQMGIFYVVYRLIRESPEVAWSYFFVLAGCLGAVAAFPGQAILLAHVVEVFTLTGDRMRDRGDFYASMFIVLAAGLLVSYFALGYATNTIAQFLSHKLRKQSLRDMLRQDLQFFDRKENSTGALASRVDSNPQSILELMGFNVALILIAILNLAACSLLAIIHSWKLGLVVVCAGLPPLVSSGYFKIRLDAKLDRDTSKRYSTSASIASEAITAIRTVSSLAIEESVLDKYVDELNQAVTGSKNDLFRIMIFFALTQSIEYWFQALGFWYGCRLLSYGDISMYNFFVAFLGVFYSGQASAQLFQFSTSITKGVNAANYIFWLNQLQPSVQETPENRDNGPKSGGPVVLDDVRFSYPLRPHAPVLRGIDLDVKPGQFVALVGASGCGKSTMIAMLERFYDPSSGTISIANSALPTLNPRLYRRIIGLVQQEPTLFQGTIRENIALGVDDPETEGKDLATSVPDKRIEAALRAANAWDFVSSLPEGLDTQAGSNGAQLSGGQRQRIAIARALIRNPKGPFSLMKLQVLLTLRARKLYKARCQKAAKGRRPHLPLPLLIALSTIQGR from the exons ATGGCTCCCAGCATTAACGAAAAGGAAAATGAAAAGGTCGCAGGTGGCAGCGATGCGACCTCAACTCCTGAGGATGCTGTTGTCAACGCCGAGGGCGGCGATGCTCCCAGTGctggagaagagggagaaatTGAGGGTTCTTGGGGTGACTACAAG CGTATCCTCACATATGCAGGTCCCACAGAGTATTTAATGCAAGGCATTGCTCTCGCCGCTGCCATAGGTTCAGGTGCCGGTATCGCTCTCCAGAACCTCATCTTTGGACAGTTCATCACCACAATTACCGACTTTACTTCTGGAGATTCTCAGCCTAGCAAGTTCCGAAAAGAAGTTGCTGACCTAGC ACTCTACTTTGTGTACCTTGGCATTGGTCGATTCGTTCTCTCCTACATCTGGAACGTCTTCCTCACCTACTCCTCTTACCGTATTGTACGCAACATTCGAAAGGAGTACCTTCGCGCGGCTCTTCGACAAGAGGTTGCCTACTATGACTTCGGAAGCGGCGGTTCCATCGCTACGCAGGCTACCTCCAACGGCCGCTTGATTCAGACCGGCATCGCTGAGAAACTTGGTCTTTTCTTTCAGGGCATCGCTGCCTTCCTCACTGCCTTCATTGTCGCTTTCGTCGTGCAGTGGAAGCTTACTCTGATCTGCTTATGTATTGCTCCGGCaaccatcatcgtcatgacTGTTGTTGCTACGATGGAAGCTGTTCACGAagtcaagatcctcgagattCACGGCCAAGCCAACTCGCTCGCTGAGGGTATCCTCGCCAGCGTGCGCACTGTTCACGCCTTTGAGATGCGAGCTAGACTCGTCGACAAGTTTGATAAACACCTCGAGGAAGCTCACACCGTTGGAAAGAAGATCTCCATTCTCTTTGGTCTCATGTTCTCTGCCGATTACACCATCATCTACCTCGGTTTCGGACTCGCTTTCTGGCAGGGTGTGCGTATGCTCTCAACTGGCGAAATCAAAAGCTCGGGTGTCATCTTCACGGTTCTCCTCTCCGTTGTCATTGCGGCTGTTCAGTTGACCCAGCTCACCCCGTACACTATCGACTTCAGCCGTGCCATGTCTGGTGCAGCACAGCTTTTCACTCTCATCGACCGAGCATCAGCTATCGACCCCCTTTCCAAGGATGGCGAGACACCATCCGAGACAGTTGGACATgtcgagcttgagaatgttTCGTTTGCCTATCCCACCAGACCTGGTGTCACTGTGCTAGAAGACTTCTCTCTTAACGTCCCCGCTGGTAAAGTCACGGCACTAGTAGGTCAATCAGGATCAGGCAAGAGCACTATTGTTGGTCTGATTGAGCGGTGGTACAACCCCAAATCTGGTACTATCAAACTGGACGGTCGTCCCATTGATAAGCTTAACCTCAACTGGCTCCGCCGAAACGTCCGTCTCGTCCAGCAAGAGCCTGTTCTCTTTGAGGGTTCTGTTTTCGACAACATTAAGCACGGTTTAGTTGGTACTGAGTGGGAGAATTCACCTGCTGAACAACAGATGGAACGAATCCAGGAGGCTGCCAAGATGGCTTTTGCTCACAATTTCATCATGGAACTTCCAGAAGGTTACAACACACAAATCGGGCAACGAGGTGGACTTCTCTCTGGTGGTCAGAAACAGCGTGTTGCTATTGCTCGCAGTGTCGTATCGCAGCCCaaggttcttcttcttgacgaggCTACAAGCGCTCTTGATCCTCACGCCGAGAGTGTCGTTCAGCAAGCACTCGACAAAGCATCTGAAGGCCGCACTACCATCGTTATCGCTCACAAGCTCGCCACCATTCGCAAAGCTGATAACATCGTCGTCATGTCCAAGGGTTCTATCATCGAACAGGGCTCTCACGAGTCCCTAATTGCTCAAGATGGTGCTTACGCTAAACTCGTCAAGATTCAGAACCTTGCAGTTGAGAATGACCCCAATAATGTTTCGActgacgaagaagaggaagttGCCCCTGAAGGAGACAAGGAAGAGCTCGGTCTTAGCAAGACGGTTACCCAATACGAAACCCACGTCCAGGAGCGTCTCGAAGCTGGCAAGGAGCTTGGCAACTATGACAACCACAAACAAATGGGCATCTTTTATGTCGTTTATCGTCTCATTCGTGAGAGCCCAGAGGTTGCTTGGTCGtatttctttgttcttgcGGGTTGTTTAGGAGCTGTTGCAGCATTCCCCGGTCAGGCCATTCTGCTTGCGCACGTTGTCGAGGTCTTCACCCTCACTGGTGACAGGATGAGAGACCGCGGCGATTTCTACGCAAGCATGTTCATCGTTCTCGCAGCCGGTTTGTTGGTGTCGTACTTTGCTCTTGGCTATGCTACCAACACCATCGCTCAGTTCCTCAGCCACAAACTTCGCAAGCAGAGTCTCCGGGATATGCTTCGTCAAGACCTCCAGTTCTTTGACCGCAAGGAAAACAGCACTGGTGCTCTGGCCAGTCGCGTTGACTCCAATCCTCAATCGATCCTCGAGCTGATGGGCTTTAACGTGGCACTCATCCTCATTGCTATTCTCAACCTGGCTGCCTGCAGTCTCTTGGCTATAATTCACAGCTGGAAGTTGGGTCTGGTGGTCGTTTGCGCTGGCCTTCCTCCTTTGGTCAGCTCCGGTTACTTCAAGATTCGCCTCGACGCCAAACTGGACCGGGATACCTCGAAACGATACTCTACTAGCGCTTCAATTGCTTCCGAGGCTATCACTGCCATTCGAACCGTTTCTTCTCTGGCCATTGAGGAGTCAGTCTTGGACAAGtatgttgatgagctgaaTCAAGCCGTTACTGGATCAAAGAACGACCTTTTCCgtatcatgatcttcttTGCTCTGACTCAATCAATTGAGTATTGGTTTCAAGCTCTTGGTTTCTGGTATGGCTGCCGTCTTCTTTCATATGGCGACATCTCCATGTACAATTTCTTTGTCGCTTTCTTGGGAGTCTTCTACTCTGGTCAGGCTTCTGCTCAGCTCTTCCAATTCTCAACCAGTATCACCAAGGGAGTCAACGCTGCCAACTACATATTCTGGCTCAATCAGCTCCAGCCCAGCGTCCAAGAAACACCTGAGAATCGAGATAACGGTCCCAAGTCTGGAGGCCCGGTTGTTTTGGATGATGTCCGATTCTCGTACCCTCTTCGACCTCACGCCCCCGTTCTCCGCGGCATCGACTTAGATGTCAAGCCTGGACAATTTGTCGCGCTTGTTGGCGCGTCAGGCTGTGGAAAGTCAACTATGATAGCTATGCTTGAACGTTTCTATGATCCGTCAAGCGGCACAATCAGCATTGCTAACTCAGCACTTCCCACTCTCAACCCTCGCCTCTACCGTCGCATCATTGGTCTGGTTCAACAAGAGCCAACTCTTTTCCAGGGCACGATACGAGAGAATATTGCTCTTGGTGTCGATGATCCAGAGACCGAGGGTAAGGACCTTGCCACTTCGGTTCCTGACAAGCGGATTGAGGCAGCCCTCCGCGCAGCCAATGCATGGGACTTCGTCTCGTCTTTGCCCGAAGGTCTCGATACACAGGCTGGCTCAAACGGCGCGCAACTGTCTGGAGGACAGAGACAGCGAATCGCCATTGCCCGAGCCCTTATCCGTAATCCCAAAGGTCCTTTCTCCTTGATGAAGCTACAAGTGCTCTTGACACTGAGAGCGAGAAAATTGTACAAGGCGCGTTGCCAGAAAGCAGCGAAAGGAAGGAGACCGCATTTACCATTGCCGTTGCTCATCGCTTTGAGCACAATCCAGGGACGCTGA
- a CDS encoding transcription initiation factor TFIID subunit 13, with amino-acid sequence MEPRARAGKNVGKMNFSHAELAQLLYAHGDVQNPLPETVRVLDEILTDFMQSIAFEATRAANYSGRQKIKYEDFEFAFRKNPAFLGKVQEVFEKQKEIKKAREILRDGEDEIMKDAADEEKKREKSDTRTGGAVGVATSRVEEELGEADDDAEAELDALGKKR; translated from the exons atggagcCTCGAGCGCGTGCCGGCAAGAATGTCGGCAAGATGAACTTCAGCCATGCAGAGT TGGCACAGCTACTCTACGCACACGGCGATGTTCAGAACCCACTCCCAGAAACCGTGCGGGTACTCGACGAAATCCTCACAGATTTCATGCAATCCATCGCCTTCGAGGCGACACGAGCAGCTAATTACTCAGGCCGCCAAAAGATCAAATACGAAGACTTTGAGTTCGCGTTCCGTAAGAATCCCGCGTTCCTGGGCAAAGTTCAAGAAGTATTCGAGAAGCAAaaagagatcaagaaggctcgTGAGATTTTGCgcgatggcgaggatgagaTCATGAAGGATGCTGcggatgaagagaagaagcgagaaaAATCCGATACAAGGACGGGAGGAGCAGTAGGAGTCGCGACGTCAAGGGTCGAGGAGGAGTTGGGTGAAGctgacgatgatgctgaaGCGGAGCTCGATGCGTTGGGTAAGAAGCGTTGA